DNA from Dietzia lutea:
GTCGACCTTTTCAGCGGCGGCCTTGAAGGCCTTGCTGTTCTTGCTCATGTCTCATCCATTCCTGCCGCGTCACTCACGCGGCGGTCGGGTGTGGTTCGGGCCTGAGCTGCCCTCCCACGGATTGCTTGGGGGTGGAGGTCAGCCCTCGACCGTGATGCCCATGGAACGGGCGGTGCCGGCGACGATCTTCGCGGCCTGGTCGATGTCGTTGGCGTTGAGGTCCTCCAGCTTGGTCTGCGCGATCTCACGGACCTGGTCCATGGTGACCTTGCCGACCTTGGCGGAGTGCGGCGTGCCGGAGCCCTTCTGTAGGCCGGCGGCCTTGAGGAGGAGCTTGGCGGCCGGCGGCGTCTTCAGCTTGAAGTCGAACGACCGGTCCTCGTAGACCGTGATCTCGACCGGCACGACGTTCCCGCGCTGGTTCTCGGTGGCGGCGTTATAGGCCTTGCAGAACTCCATGATGTTGACACCATGGGCACCCAGAGCCGGGCCGACCGGCGGGGCCGGGTTGGCAGCGCCGGCCTGGATCTGGAGCTTGATGAGCCCTGAGACCTTCTTCTTCTTCGGAGGCATCGTCTTCCTGATTCTTCGACTGGATCTCGGCACCGCGCTGTACACGCGGGAGGCCGACTGTCGTGTGCACCCGTCCCCGCCGCCCCACCGTGAGGCGGGCATGCGGCGACACAAGCGCAACCTAGGAGAGTTTACGTGTTCCGCGCGCGCAACGACTAATCGGGGCGCGGACCGCTCCCCCGCATGCCGGCCGTGGGCCGGTGTTCGCCGGCCGTGCGTTGGTGTTCGCCGGCCGTCCGCCTCCGGTGCGGAGACGACGAACCCGCCCCACGCTGTGCGCGGGGCGGGTCGCCGGAGGATCGTGCGGGTCAGTCGATCTTCTCGACCTGGTTGAAGCCGAGCTC
Protein-coding regions in this window:
- the rplK gene encoding 50S ribosomal protein L11; amino-acid sequence: MPPKKKKVSGLIKLQIQAGAANPAPPVGPALGAHGVNIMEFCKAYNAATENQRGNVVPVEITVYEDRSFDFKLKTPPAAKLLLKAAGLQKGSGTPHSAKVGKVTMDQVREIAQTKLEDLNANDIDQAAKIVAGTARSMGITVEG